The genomic region GCCAACGAAGGCGCTGAGATCTATGACTCACTAGAAATGAGTCTTGAAGACCAGATTGCTCTATACACTAGCGCAGCTAAGGAAGGACTCACCGTCGCCCGTGTCCATTCAGGTGACACAAGCTTGTATGGTGCTATTGGTGAACAGATTGCACGCCTTACTGAGGTTGGCTGTACATACGAAATCATTCCAGGGGTCAGTGCGTTTGGAGCTGGTGCCGCAGCCTTTGGTGTGGAACTCACGGTACCTGAGGTGAGCCAATCCATCGTGCTAACCCGTATGGCAACACGCACACCGATGCCTGCCAATGAGAGCATTGAAAACTTTGCGGCAATTGGTACCACCATGGTGCTATTCCTGAGTGTCAAACGAGGCAAAGCCTTACAAGCCCAACTGCTTAGTGGCGGTCAATACACCGAAGATACTCCCGTTGCGATTGGCTATCGCATCACCTGGCCTGACGAGGAATTACGTCGGTGCCGACTAGGTGATCTTGCCGCAACCTTGCGAGAGCTTGGGCAAACGCGCACTGTACTTATCATGGTTGGCCCTGCACTCGGTATTGACCCTACAAAACCAGGCGCAACAAGCGGACACGCGACTCGAAGTCGCCTCTATGATCCGTCATTTAGCCACGCGTTACGAGCTGCGGTCAAGCCAGAAGGTGACGGGGGACAATATACCGGTGGCGAATATGAGCCCGAATGGGCTGATGTTAAGGATAATCCACGCTAATGGATAATGTCATCCATGTGATGGGGGTTCCGCGAGTCGTTAGTGATGCTGACCGTGCCGTACTTGAAACGGCTGATCTGATCGTTGGCTCCAGTCGACAATGCAGTCTGATCCCGCATCCCCCCAATGCAACAACGATTGATTGGTCAATGGGGTTTGACCAAGTCTATGGGGCATTGACAACGGCAAACGCACCAGTGGTGCTCGCCAGTGGTGACCCAGGGTTCTTTGGTATCGTTCGCCGATTAAACCAAAAGTTTCCATCAAGCCGTCTTAATGTGCTTCCCGCCATTTCTAGTGTGGCCAGCGCATTCGGCATGATTGGGATGCCTTGGACTGATGCCGTTGTTGCGAGTGCGCATGGGCGCGATATTCGTCATGCCATTGCACTTGCGCGGGCTTATCCAAAAGTGGCGGTACTTACCGAACCCAATCAGGGAGCTCAACGCCTCTTTGAGGGTGTTAAGGATCTTGGCCGAACGGTATATGTTGCAGCTGATATTGGCGGTCCAAATGAAATCATTGCCCGTCATCATGACGGTGATCGTTGGCCAGATCCGAATGTCGTGCTCATTATTGATGAAGAAGCACTGGCTATCGAAAATAGCCCTGAAACCGAAGCACCCATCACAGCTGGACAAATGCCAACACCATTCTTTGGCCTGCCTGAAGCTGTGTATGAGCACCGTGATGGGATGATAACAAAAGCGGAGGTACGTGCCGTTGCCCTTGCCTGGCTGGCTCCTGGTCCTGGAAAGGTCATTTGGGATATTGGGTGTGGTTCTGGCAGTGTGTCTGTTGAGGCAGCAAGTGCAGGCGCCGCCGTATTCGCCGTAGATAGTGACCCTGACCAAGTTGCTCGAACTCGTCGAAACGCTGCTACACATCAAGTCACCGTTCAGGCTATCTCTGGCAATGCAGATACGGTGATCAACCAATGGCAACAGCTCATTGTTGCCGATGCTGCCTTCATTGGTGGGGGAGGAGACGCTGCACTTAACGCAACAGTTGAGGCGGGGGTTGGACGAATTGTGCTGACACTTGCAGCGATAGATCGGGTTATTCCCGTGATTAAAACACTGGAATACGCCGGCTATGGCGTACGGGCAACCCAGATTCAAGCAAACCGGCTGGAAGGGTTAGCCAATGGGCAGCGCCGACTAGCGGCGTTAAATCCAGTAACGATTATTCGTGCGGAAAAGCTGGTTATCCCGTGATTGGCGTTATCGCGGTTACACAAAATGGGCGAGCTGCCGCGAACAACCTTATAGACAGCCTCAATACACAGCGTGGATGTCGTGCCAAGCTTTTGTCGGGACCCGCAAAAACCGCGATACAAGAAGGTTGGACCACCTGCGATGCACTGATTTGTTTCCTGGCAGTGGGAGCAACTGTCCGGCTAGTCGCGCCGCTGTGTACTGACAAACGGTACGACCCCCCTGTGCTCTGTGTCAATGAAACCGCTGAATGGGTTATTCCCATTCTCGGCGGCCATAACCACACCGGTGCCGGTGCTGGAAATGACCTTGCCAAGACAGTTGCTGAGCTATTGGGTGCAACAGCCGTGGTGACAACGGCCAGTGATAGCCACGGACTTGGAAATATCGACCACTTATTCGTGGATCCTGATCATGACTACCGGCCAGCCATGATGCGCGCCCGGATTGATGGGGCAACCCTGCAAGTGTGGGCCGAACATCCTCACTACTTAAACCTCATCGACGGAATTGGCCCCTATAGCGTCGTTGACCGTATCGAAGACCTCACCGATCCAGCGCTCCTTATTACCAGCCGTACTGACATACCAATACCAGAAGGGGCTACGGTTATCCGACCCCAACACCTCGTCGTTGGGGTCGGAACAAGCAAAGGCTGCCCACCTGATGAACTTGCTCAAGCCGCTCAAGCGGTACTAAATAACGCCAACCGCCATCCCCGCAGTGTGCGTGCCATCGCAAGTGTGACTGCAAAGGCTGATGAGCCAGCGGTGCGTGCGCTTGCCGATACCTTTGGGGTGCCAGTCCTTATCTTTCCGCCAGAAGTCCTAGCATCCATACCGGTGCCAAACCCTTCTGCGCACCCACTCGCTGCAGTTGGTACCCCAAGTGTGGCAGAGGCCTCCGCTTTAGCAGCTACCCACGGTGACCTGCTCGTAGAAAAAACAGTTTCAATTCCAACAACACAAGGAGCTGCAATGGCAACAGCCGCAGTCGCAACGGACCCGGTCAATACGCGGGGCCATTTGCTCTTATTAGGAATGGGACCAGGTGATCCCAACCTCGTTCCACCGGCCACACGCGAAGCGCTTGCCCAAGCTGATGTTGTGATCGGGCTTGACCAATATCTTGATCGATGCCGCCAATGGATTTCGCCAAATGCCGATATCAGGCCATCAGGGCTCGGGAATGAGACCGGACGAGCTAAGGATGCAGTGGCAACCGCAAGGAATGGCCATATTGTCGCCCTGATCAGTGGTGGTGATATTGGCACATTTGCCATGGCCAGCCCCGCATTGGAAGCCTTGGGCGATGCCGATGACATCGATGTAACGGTGGTACCAGGTATTACTGCAAGTTTGACCGCTGCCGCTCTTTTGGGAGCGCCGCTGGGTCATGATCATTGCAATATCAGCCTCTCAAATCTGATGACACCCTGGGCGGTGATTCAACAGCGAGTGCAAGCCGCAGCGATGGGTGACTTTGTTATCTGTTTATACAATCCTCGCTCAAAAGATAGGAACTGGCAGCTTGACTGGGTCAAAGAAACGTTATTAGCGCACCGTTCTTCGTCGACACCAGTCGGACTTGTTACCGATGCCAGCCGTCCAACCCAGAACATTGTTCGTACCACCCTTGGTGAATTGGATACCAGTCTCGTGGACATGTTGACCATGGTTGTGATCGGTTCATCACAGACAGAATGGATGGGTCCACGGATGGTAACCCCTCGCGGGTATTCAGATAAGTATGCTGATTTTGCCCAAGGGGGAACGAATGCTGAATGAGCCACACCCGATTGAGGTCCAGAGCTACAAGCTGTTGCGAGCCGAACTGGATCGTGTCTACCCCGAAGTTGCTGAATTGCCACCGCTCAGCCGTGCTGTTGTTGAACGAGTCGTACATGCAACCGGCGATGTGACCCTGGTACCCGATCTCGTTGTTGATGAAGTGGCGCTCCAGGCGGGACGTGATGCCATTGAGGCTGGAGCACCCTTAATTACCGATGTCCGTATGACAAGTGCAGGTGTATCTGGCGGTATATGTGCAATTGATTTCTGCCCGGTTGCCCCAGCTGGTTCAACACGATCACGGGCTGGAATGAAAATAGCGTTAGAACAAGCTGATGGACCTGTCATCGTCGTTGTGGGTTGTAGCCCAACAAGTGTCTGGGCACTCCTTGACGCGGTTGAGTCAGGCATACCAGCACCGGTGCTAACTGTGGCAACTCCCGTAGGCTATGTGGACGCGGTTGAGAGCAAAACCGCCTTGGCAACGAGTGGATTGCCTTGGGTAGGTAATACAAATCGTCGAGGTGGCGCAGCTATTGCATCAGCAATGGTGAATGCCTTGCGGTATCACCCCCGGTATGAGGGTGATACCAATGCGGTCCGCCCCTTAACGGTGTAAGCACGATAGACAGAGGTAACCATGTTCCAAAGTATTCAGCCTGATCGGATGCCAGCTCTCTTAGTGAGTGGCCATGGCACTGCTGATCAAGAAGGGGTCGACGAGTTTATGGCCCTGGTTGATATTTGTGCCCAAATGCGTCCTGAAATTGATGTGCGTGCTGGGTTCATTGAATTAAGTCCACCCCCCTTGGGTGAGTCAATTGCCGAGCTCTATGCCAAGGGCCATAAACACATGATTTCAGTTCCCCTCATGCTGTTTGATGCCGGTCACTCAAAAACTGATATTCCCGCAAGTTTAAATATCGGGAAATCTCAGCATCCAGGTCTTGATATCACCTATGCCAAACCCCTTGGTATTCACACGAGTCTCATTGAAGCCATTAACAAACGATTAGAAGCTGCAGTTCCTGTTGATGAGCGTAAGGAAACTGCAGTCCTGATCGTAGGTCGTGGTGCGAGTGACCCTGCGTCAAACTCTCGGGTAGCCCAAGTCGCGCGTCTCATCTGGGAAGGTCGTGATTGGCCAGAAACAGAGATTGCCTTTATCGGTATTACCCGTCCTTCCCTCCAAGAGGGTTTGGATAAACTTAAACGTTTGGGCTACAAGAAGATCGTCGTTATTGCCTACTTCTTATTCACCGGCGTCCTTGAACAACGCATTCGTAATCAAAGCCTAGAGTGGGCTAAGGCAAACAATATTGATTTGACCGTTGCTGACTATTTTGGTCCTGATCCACTGATCGCCGAGATGGTGTGGTTACGGTATGACGAAACGGTGACCGGTGCGATTGACCGCGACTGTGACACGTGTATTCACCGTTTTAAAACAGACGGATTCGAACATAAATTAAACGCACCCCTCGTTCCCCATGAACACCCTGATGATCCCAATACCCATGGGCATCATCACGGACATGGGCATACCCATGGACATGGCCATCATCATGCCCATGGCCACGGACATGATCATGGAGGTCATCGCCATGAGCACTGATGCTCAAGAAGAAACAACCGATACGCCCCCCGCACCACCACCCATGCGTGGCGGGCAAACTACCTATCCGTTTACCGCGCTCGTCGGGGTTGATGATCTCCGCCTGGCATTGTGCCTGAATGCAGTCAACCCTGAAATTGGCGGTGTGCTTGTGCGTGGTGAGAAGGGGACTGCAAAATCAACTGCAGTCCGTGGCCTCGCTGCGGTCCTTCCTGATGTTGAGGTTGTAGCAGGTGACCCGTATAGCCACGATCCTGCATCACCGGATGCGCCTACCGGTGCGGTAACCAGCCGTCCGGTCCGCATTGTTGAGCTTCCTGTGGGCGCAACCGAAGACCGCCTTACTGGTTCTCTTGACCTTGAGCGCGCCCTATCTGAAGGTGCTGCAGCGTTTGAACCTGGGCTATTAGCCGCAGCACACCGAGGGATTTTGTATGTTGACGAGGTGAACCTACTCGGTGACCACCTTGTCGATGTATTGCTCGACAGCGCAGCTATGGGTATCAACCGAGTTGAACGCGAAGGGGTCAGTGTCGTACACCCGGCCCGCTTCCAGCTTATTGGCACGATGAACCCAGAAGAAGGAGAGTTGCGGCCACAGTTACTTGACCGCTTTGGGCTTAGCGTCACCGTTTCAGCTAGCCGCGATCCCGAAGAACGTGCAGAAGTTGTTCGTCGGCGGTTAGCCTTTGATGCTGATCCAGTAGGGTTTGCTAAACCCTGG from Stomatohabitans albus harbors:
- the cobM gene encoding precorrin-4 C(11)-methyltransferase; its protein translation is MSGHVIFIGAGPGAADLITIRGARAIAKADVVIWASSLVAPDMISEHANEGAEIYDSLEMSLEDQIALYTSAAKEGLTVARVHSGDTSLYGAIGEQIARLTEVGCTYEIIPGVSAFGAGAAAFGVELTVPEVSQSIVLTRMATRTPMPANESIENFAAIGTTMVLFLSVKRGKALQAQLLSGGQYTEDTPVAIGYRITWPDEELRRCRLGDLAATLRELGQTRTVLIMVGPALGIDPTKPGATSGHATRSRLYDPSFSHALRAAVKPEGDGGQYTGGEYEPEWADVKDNPR
- the cbiE gene encoding precorrin-6y C5,15-methyltransferase (decarboxylating) subunit CbiE, yielding MDNVIHVMGVPRVVSDADRAVLETADLIVGSSRQCSLIPHPPNATTIDWSMGFDQVYGALTTANAPVVLASGDPGFFGIVRRLNQKFPSSRLNVLPAISSVASAFGMIGMPWTDAVVASAHGRDIRHAIALARAYPKVAVLTEPNQGAQRLFEGVKDLGRTVYVAADIGGPNEIIARHHDGDRWPDPNVVLIIDEEALAIENSPETEAPITAGQMPTPFFGLPEAVYEHRDGMITKAEVRAVALAWLAPGPGKVIWDIGCGSGSVSVEAASAGAAVFAVDSDPDQVARTRRNAATHQVTVQAISGNADTVINQWQQLIVADAAFIGGGGDAALNATVEAGVGRIVLTLAAIDRVIPVIKTLEYAGYGVRATQIQANRLEGLANGQRRLAALNPVTIIRAEKLVIP
- the cobJ gene encoding precorrin-3B C(17)-methyltransferase; this translates as MIGVIAVTQNGRAAANNLIDSLNTQRGCRAKLLSGPAKTAIQEGWTTCDALICFLAVGATVRLVAPLCTDKRYDPPVLCVNETAEWVIPILGGHNHTGAGAGNDLAKTVAELLGATAVVTTASDSHGLGNIDHLFVDPDHDYRPAMMRARIDGATLQVWAEHPHYLNLIDGIGPYSVVDRIEDLTDPALLITSRTDIPIPEGATVIRPQHLVVGVGTSKGCPPDELAQAAQAVLNNANRHPRSVRAIASVTAKADEPAVRALADTFGVPVLIFPPEVLASIPVPNPSAHPLAAVGTPSVAEASALAATHGDLLVEKTVSIPTTQGAAMATAAVATDPVNTRGHLLLLGMGPGDPNLVPPATREALAQADVVIGLDQYLDRCRQWISPNADIRPSGLGNETGRAKDAVATARNGHIVALISGGDIGTFAMASPALEALGDADDIDVTVVPGITASLTAAALLGAPLGHDHCNISLSNLMTPWAVIQQRVQAAAMGDFVICLYNPRSKDRNWQLDWVKETLLAHRSSSTPVGLVTDASRPTQNIVRTTLGELDTSLVDMLTMVVIGSSQTEWMGPRMVTPRGYSDKYADFAQGGTNAE
- a CDS encoding precorrin-8X methylmutase, with protein sequence MLNEPHPIEVQSYKLLRAELDRVYPEVAELPPLSRAVVERVVHATGDVTLVPDLVVDEVALQAGRDAIEAGAPLITDVRMTSAGVSGGICAIDFCPVAPAGSTRSRAGMKIALEQADGPVIVVVGCSPTSVWALLDAVESGIPAPVLTVATPVGYVDAVESKTALATSGLPWVGNTNRRGGAAIASAMVNALRYHPRYEGDTNAVRPLTV
- a CDS encoding sirohydrochlorin chelatase — translated: MFQSIQPDRMPALLVSGHGTADQEGVDEFMALVDICAQMRPEIDVRAGFIELSPPPLGESIAELYAKGHKHMISVPLMLFDAGHSKTDIPASLNIGKSQHPGLDITYAKPLGIHTSLIEAINKRLEAAVPVDERKETAVLIVGRGASDPASNSRVAQVARLIWEGRDWPETEIAFIGITRPSLQEGLDKLKRLGYKKIVVIAYFLFTGVLEQRIRNQSLEWAKANNIDLTVADYFGPDPLIAEMVWLRYDETVTGAIDRDCDTCIHRFKTDGFEHKLNAPLVPHEHPDDPNTHGHHHGHGHTHGHGHHHAHGHGHDHGGHRHEH